In Patescibacteria group bacterium, the following are encoded in one genomic region:
- a CDS encoding heavy metal translocating P-type ATPase translates to MKKEIYKIEGMHCASCAANIEHRLAKESGIHKANVNFAVEKLYLDYDENIISFDQIEKIINSLGYKLFPEKSDDETGKMDHQNHEQDQSHADHKHTEPTKEKEIQKLRQRFLISLIFGLPIIYMVMGKMLQAPIPMFLEKNTILLEFILATIIIGASITIWLSGIKELLRFRPGMDSLIFIGTVAAYIYSIIISISIMMGKQIGTMDNLYYESAAFILIFINLGRYLEAATKGRTSLAIKRLMGLAPKYALVIKNGQEIKIPISEVVPGNIVLVKPGAKIPVDGVVIDGYSAVDEKAITGESIPAEKNKGDKVIGATINKTGVLKIKAQHVGKDTVLAQIIKIVEEAMGSKAPIQLLADKVSFYFVPAVIVIALISALIWLLLGFSFSFSLTIFVAVLIIACPCALGLATPTAIMMGSGLAAQRGILIKNGEALEKAQKINFVVFDKTGTLTKGEPKVVDIIEIGGDKSTILKLAASIEKNSEHPLAQAIINKAKLEKIELYNPTDFQAVPGQGVKAKIDNKEILLGTRKLLQENKININEFEKNISNLENLGKTVIILAFGEKVQGLLALADTLKENSQKAIKLLHENGIKTAILTGDNARVGKAIAKEVGIDKVLAEVLPHEKAANIKKLQKQGWKVAMVGDGINDAPALAQADLGVALGSGTDVAMETGELILIKNNLLDVVTAIDLSKYTLRKIKQNLFWAFFYNIISIPVAAGLLYPFFGWILNPSIAAAAMAFSSVSVVTNALLMKGYKK, encoded by the coding sequence ATGAAAAAAGAAATTTATAAGATTGAGGGTATGCACTGCGCTTCATGCGCGGCAAATATTGAACATCGGCTCGCCAAAGAATCAGGCATTCATAAAGCAAATGTTAATTTTGCCGTGGAAAAACTTTACTTAGATTACGACGAGAACATCATTAGTTTTGATCAGATTGAGAAAATAATTAATAGTTTAGGGTATAAATTATTCCCGGAAAAATCAGACGATGAAACTGGCAAAATGGATCATCAAAATCACGAACAAGACCAAAGCCATGCAGATCATAAACATACCGAACCAACCAAAGAAAAAGAAATTCAAAAACTCCGTCAACGCTTTTTAATTTCCCTAATCTTTGGTTTGCCCATCATCTACATGGTCATGGGTAAAATGCTCCAGGCGCCGATACCGATGTTTTTAGAAAAAAATACCATCCTCTTGGAATTTATTTTAGCGACGATTATTATTGGCGCTTCGATTACAATTTGGCTTTCCGGAATCAAAGAATTATTAAGGTTTCGACCGGGCATGGATTCTCTTATTTTCATCGGCACAGTTGCTGCTTATATTTATAGTATTATAATCTCAATAAGTATCATGATGGGAAAACAAATTGGAACAATGGATAATTTGTATTATGAAAGTGCGGCCTTTATTTTAATTTTTATTAATTTAGGGAGATATTTAGAGGCTGCGACTAAGGGCCGCACCAGCTTAGCAATTAAAAGATTGATGGGCTTAGCGCCAAAATATGCTTTAGTGATAAAAAACGGGCAAGAAATAAAAATCCCAATTTCTGAAGTTGTACCCGGCAATATAGTTTTGGTTAAACCCGGTGCTAAAATCCCAGTTGATGGTGTTGTCATTGATGGATATTCAGCGGTTGATGAAAAAGCCATTACTGGGGAAAGCATTCCAGCGGAAAAAAATAAAGGTGATAAAGTGATCGGCGCGACCATTAATAAAACCGGGGTTTTAAAAATTAAAGCCCAACATGTTGGTAAAGACACAGTTTTGGCACAAATTATTAAAATCGTTGAAGAAGCGATGGGTTCTAAAGCCCCCATCCAATTATTGGCGGATAAGGTTTCTTTTTATTTTGTCCCAGCAGTTATTGTAATCGCCCTTATCTCAGCTTTAATCTGGTTGCTTTTGGGCTTTTCTTTTTCTTTTAGCCTCACAATTTTTGTGGCAGTTTTAATAATTGCCTGCCCTTGTGCCTTAGGATTAGCAACTCCAACCGCAATTATGATGGGTTCTGGCTTAGCGGCGCAAAGAGGTATTTTAATTAAAAATGGCGAAGCCCTGGAAAAAGCCCAAAAAATTAATTTTGTTGTTTTCGATAAAACTGGGACATTAACAAAAGGGGAACCTAAAGTTGTTGATATTATTGAAATTGGGGGAGATAAATCAACAATTTTAAAACTCGCAGCCAGCATCGAAAAAAATTCAGAACATCCCTTAGCCCAAGCAATTATTAATAAAGCAAAATTGGAAAAAATCGAATTATATAATCCCACTGATTTTCAAGCCGTCCCAGGCCAAGGAGTTAAAGCCAAAATTGATAATAAAGAAATTCTTTTAGGAACTCGGAAATTATTGCAGGAAAATAAAATCAATATTAATGAATTTGAAAAGAATATTAGTAATCTTGAAAATTTGGGCAAGACGGTGATTATTTTGGCTTTTGGCGAAAAAGTTCAAGGTTTATTAGCCTTAGCTGATACGTTAAAAGAAAATTCCCAAAAAGCGATTAAACTGCTTCATGAAAATGGTATTAAAACCGCCATTCTCACCGGCGATAATGCACGGGTCGGCAAAGCAATTGCTAAAGAAGTTGGCATTGACAAAGTATTGGCTGAGGTATTACCTCATGAAAAAGCGGCTAATATTAAAAAATTACAAAAACAGGGTTGGAAAGTGGCAATGGTTGGTGATGGCATTAATGATGCGCCAGCTTTAGCTCAAGCTGATTTGGGGGTTGCTTTAGGTTCTGGCACAGATGTTGCTATGGAAACTGGCGAACTAATCTTGATTAAAAATAATCTTTTGGATGTCGTCACCGCAATTGATTTATCAAAATATACTTTGCGCAAAATTAAACAAAATCTTTTTTGGGCGTTTTTTTACAATATTATTAGTATCCCGGTGGCGGCGGGTTTGCTTTATCCTTTTTTTGGTTGGATTTTAAATCCCTCAATTGCCGCGGCCGCGATGGCATTTTCTTCGGTTTCGGTGGTCACCAACGCCCTCTTAATGAAAGGATATAAGAAATGA
- a CDS encoding DUF1573 domain-containing protein, producing the protein MKMFGIFIAIISIIIIAAVWIGSSVSESSTPTYSKDDPNRPNVKLSEKSFDFGEINIKETRDHIFKITNVGKSDLNLSRVSTSCDCTYAYIINANGEQSPKFSMHDTSSWQMALKPQESASLKVYYKPSIMPVEGAVDRTINVVTNDPTNPNLEIKITATVVK; encoded by the coding sequence ATGAAAATGTTTGGTATTTTTATCGCGATCATTTCCATCATCATTATTGCCGCAGTTTGGATAGGTTCATCTGTTTCAGAATCATCAACGCCAACTTATTCTAAAGATGACCCCAACCGCCCGAATGTAAAGTTGTCGGAAAAGTCTTTTGACTTTGGCGAAATAAACATTAAAGAAACTCGAGATCATATTTTTAAAATTACCAATGTCGGTAAAAGTGATTTAAACCTGTCCAGAGTTTCCACATCCTGCGATTGCACATATGCTTATATCATCAACGCGAATGGCGAACAAAGCCCAAAATTTTCGATGCATGACACTAGTTCTTGGCAAATGGCCCTTAAGCCTCAGGAATCAGCGAGCTTAAAAGTATATTATAAACCTTCAATTATGCCAGTTGAGGGCGCTGTTGATCGCACCATCAATGTTGTCACCAATGACCCGACAAATCCTAACCTTGAAATAAAAATTACAGCCACGGTGGTAAAATGA
- a CDS encoding cytochrome c biogenesis protein CcdA, which yields MNLWPLFLAGITDSYNPCSIGVLLISLTILFSLGRKKLIALFGLSYLATIFTTYFLIGLGLLRAFHLFGIHGFFGYAAGVILIVAGLIHLAPGPIRNLPGIRWILGCHLPKNIEKHLENSVFISGIILGFLIGLCTVPCAGGIYLGAIGLLASRVSYWRGVLGIFIFNLGFILPLLAIFLVASRKSVLEKLQKLNVKLSSYSHYIIPIIMILMGIILILIAKK from the coding sequence ATGAACCTATGGCCACTTTTTTTAGCCGGCATTACTGATTCATATAACCCTTGCAGTATTGGCGTTTTACTAATATCCTTGACAATTCTTTTCAGTTTAGGTCGGAAAAAATTAATTGCTTTGTTTGGCTTAAGTTATTTGGCGACAATTTTTACCACCTATTTTTTAATCGGCTTGGGATTGTTGCGCGCTTTTCACCTTTTTGGAATTCATGGCTTTTTCGGATATGCCGCAGGTGTAATTTTAATTGTGGCTGGGTTGATTCATTTGGCGCCTGGACCAATTAGAAACTTACCCGGGATCCGCTGGATTCTGGGCTGCCACCTTCCCAAAAATATCGAAAAACACCTTGAAAATAGTGTTTTTATTTCTGGAATAATTTTAGGTTTTTTGATTGGTTTGTGCACGGTACCATGCGCGGGCGGAATCTATTTAGGCGCGATTGGTTTATTGGCAAGCCGAGTTAGTTATTGGCGCGGGGTCTTGGGAATCTTTATTTTTAATCTCGGTTTTATTCTGCCATTATTGGCAATATTTTTAGTGGCAAGCCGCAAGTCGGTTTTAGAAAAACTCCAAAAACTCAATGTTAAACTTAGCTCATATAGTCACTATATTATCCCAATCATAATGATTTTAATGGGAATTATCCTAATTTTAATCGCGAAAAAATAA
- a CDS encoding NAD(P)/FAD-dependent oxidoreductase: MAKNNPSEKTIIIGAGPAGSSVAIYLARYNHPVILIDAGIKVHGRTSMATTIENFLGHRRKTSGTDFLARIDKQLARFPISRISEKVLKVSQNNQGQFLVITDTGKKYQAQYLVVAVGLIDKMPEISGLDPYYDHSIFHCLTCDWYQNRHKKIAVIGNGDSAITTALAINSMQKPPKLAVVPAVPTKFSKKMVQKAKKNQIAVFSSPITKLKGRNGYLQKIQLKDGTKVEAEVLFTELGYVHLDGFLARGGLKPKRDEDGFLKVNFETFETSVKNLYATGPVNEGPDQAIVAGGEGALAAISIHAKILKQKGI; this comes from the coding sequence ATGGCAAAAAATAATCCAAGCGAAAAAACCATTATTATTGGTGCTGGACCTGCCGGTTCATCAGTGGCTATTTATTTAGCTCGTTATAATCATCCGGTGATATTAATTGATGCCGGCATTAAGGTTCATGGCCGCACTTCAATGGCGACCACAATTGAAAACTTTTTAGGCCATAGGCGAAAAACCTCAGGCACAGATTTTTTAGCCAGAATTGATAAGCAATTGGCCAGATTTCCAATTTCCAGAATTTCAGAAAAAGTCCTCAAAGTCAGCCAAAATAACCAAGGCCAATTTTTGGTTATTACTGATACTGGCAAAAAATATCAAGCTCAATATTTGGTCGTGGCAGTGGGTTTAATTGACAAAATGCCTGAGATTTCCGGCCTTGATCCGTATTATGACCACTCGATTTTTCATTGTTTGACTTGTGATTGGTATCAAAACCGCCATAAAAAAATTGCCGTGATTGGTAATGGCGACTCAGCTATTACCACTGCTTTGGCTATTAATTCGATGCAAAAACCGCCTAAACTTGCGGTCGTACCCGCCGTTCCCACCAAATTTTCCAAGAAAATGGTACAAAAAGCGAAAAAGAACCAAATTGCCGTATTTTCAAGCCCAATTACCAAACTTAAAGGTAGAAATGGGTATTTGCAAAAAATCCAGCTTAAAGACGGCACGAAAGTCGAAGCCGAAGTTTTATTTACCGAATTAGGCTATGTCCATTTGGATGGATTTTTAGCTCGAGGTGGTCTAAAACCAAAAAGAGATGAGGACGGATTTTTAAAAGTAAATTTTGAAACTTTCGAAACCTCAGTTAAAAATTTATATGCCACAGGTCCAGTTAACGAAGGTCCAGACCAAGCGATTGTGGCTGGCGGCGAAGGTGCCTTAGCCGCCATATCAATTCATGCCAAAATCTTAAAACAAAAAGGAATCTAA
- a CDS encoding DUF5615 family PIN-like protein yields MNPRMPKFHFYCDENFPIPTGKFLSSKGHNIIYTPIKRKPRKLSDFAQIKEANKHQRIFVSLDKDFKANKNLSEIISKSMGIILIQSSDPRSTKLITILKRHLKAISINKLKGKICRVSIDKINYIKPK; encoded by the coding sequence TTGAACCCAAGAATGCCTAAATTTCATTTTTACTGCGACGAAAACTTCCCCATTCCAACGGGGAAGTTTTTAAGTTCGAAGGGACATAATATAATCTATACTCCCATAAAAAGAAAGCCAAGAAAATTAAGTGATTTTGCTCAAATTAAAGAAGCTAATAAACATCAAAGAATTTTTGTCTCTCTGGATAAGGATTTCAAAGCAAATAAAAATTTATCTGAAATAATTAGCAAGAGTATGGGCATTATTCTTATCCAAAGTAGTGATCCGCGTTCTACTAAATTAATTACCATCTTAAAACGTCACCTCAAAGCTATTTCTATTAATAAATTAAAAGGTAAAATTTGTCGTGTTTCAATTGATAAAATTAATTATATAAAACCAAAATAA
- a CDS encoding DUF433 domain-containing protein — protein sequence MTRIISTKQVLSGKKRISNTRISVDVIADYIVMGYGIKEIQKDYPHLTKEQIISALNYIEKRAIRERIKLEPKNA from the coding sequence ATGACTCGAATAATTTCTACAAAACAGGTTTTAAGTGGCAAAAAAAGAATTTCAAATACAAGAATATCAGTTGATGTAATTGCAGATTATATTGTTATGGGTTATGGAATTAAAGAGATACAAAAAGATTATCCTCATTTGACTAAAGAACAAATTATATCAGCCTTAAATTATATTGAAAAGCGGGCAATAAGGGAAAGGATAAAGCTTGAACCCAAGAATGCCTAA
- a CDS encoding transposase, with product MPRPPRFILSQSYYHIITRGNNRNVVFKTKEDYLHFLDLINKYKKEHLFDIYHYCLMPNHVHFLIQTKKAPDFSIFMKKLNLAYFHYFKKRYGWTGHFWQGRFKSQPIGKDEYFIQCGKYIELNPVRARLVKSPEKYRFSSYNHYAQGQKDKLLTDDFFCRALGDNSKERQTNYQRLMVDQIIKESYNKDIWGSDNQRYLERQKINRKLKKDGGS from the coding sequence ATGCCAAGACCACCTCGTTTTATTTTATCTCAATCTTATTACCACATCATAACAAGAGGTAATAATCGAAATGTTGTTTTTAAAACAAAGGAAGATTATCTCCATTTTTTAGATTTAATCAATAAGTACAAAAAAGAACATTTGTTTGATATTTATCATTATTGTTTAATGCCAAACCATGTCCATTTCTTGATTCAAACCAAAAAAGCTCCTGATTTCTCTATCTTTATGAAAAAACTCAACCTTGCATACTTTCATTATTTTAAAAAAAGATATGGCTGGACAGGACACTTTTGGCAAGGTAGATTCAAGAGCCAACCGATAGGAAAAGATGAGTACTTCATCCAATGCGGGAAATATATTGAATTAAATCCAGTAAGGGCTAGACTTGTAAAGAGCCCTGAAAAATATCGTTTTTCAAGCTACAACCATTATGCTCAAGGTCAAAAAGACAAACTTTTAACTGATGATTTCTTTTGCAGGGCATTAGGAGATAATTCAAAAGAGCGCCAAACAAACTATCAACGGCTGATGGTAGATCAAATAATTAAAGAATCGTATAATAAAGATATCTGGGGAAGTGATAATCAGAGATATTTGGAAAGGCAAAAGATAAACCGAAAACTAAAGAAAGATGGAGGAAGCTAG
- a CDS encoding DNA adenine methylase, with the protein MAYKKKILLNRIRSSNPNSSNKYKRVALSTIRYAGGKSLAVGHVIELLPDNIEKVISPFFGGGSIEIAMSKELDLEVVGYDIFDILCNYWKFQIEKPKLLYEKLKVLEPNKKTFEKIRLILNKVWKKRIKLDPITLAVYYVYNFNLSYGPGFMGWASDIYLNEKKYNRVIKKIRDFDPKNLRVKCEDFQKVIKNHPNDFLYCDPPYYIGKDSKMFKGIYPMRNIPVHHNGFPHEALRDLLKKHKGGFILSYNNCSTIREYYKEFQQVFPSWQYTMGQGETRIGQNRINNGSKNHIKSSHEIIIYNLPKNKFYNS; encoded by the coding sequence CTGGCTTATAAAAAGAAAATATTATTAAATCGCATTAGAAGTTCTAATCCTAATAGTAGCAATAAATATAAAAGAGTTGCTCTTTCAACAATAAGATATGCTGGTGGGAAAAGCTTGGCAGTTGGACATGTGATTGAATTGTTGCCAGACAATATCGAAAAGGTTATTTCTCCGTTTTTTGGTGGTGGTTCAATTGAAATAGCTATGAGCAAAGAGCTAGATTTGGAAGTAGTAGGTTATGATATATTTGATATCCTTTGCAATTATTGGAAATTTCAGATAGAAAAACCGAAACTTCTTTATGAAAAATTAAAAGTACTAGAACCAAATAAAAAAACTTTTGAGAAAATTAGATTAATCTTGAATAAAGTATGGAAAAAAAGAATAAAGTTAGACCCTATAACATTAGCGGTTTATTATGTTTATAACTTTAACTTATCATATGGCCCAGGATTTATGGGTTGGGCTTCTGATATTTATTTAAATGAGAAAAAATATAATAGAGTAATTAAAAAAATTAGAGACTTTGATCCTAAAAATTTACGGGTTAAATGTGAAGATTTCCAAAAAGTAATCAAGAATCACCCAAATGATTTTCTTTATTGTGATCCTCCATATTATATTGGAAAGGATTCAAAAATGTTTAAAGGAATATATCCGATGAGGAATATTCCTGTCCATCATAATGGATTCCCACATGAGGCATTAAGAGATTTGCTGAAGAAACACAAGGGTGGCTTTATTTTATCCTATAACAATTGTTCGACAATAAGGGAATACTACAAAGAGTTCCAACAAGTATTTCCAAGTTGGCAGTACACAATGGGACAAGGAGAAACAAGAATAGGCCAAAATCGCATTAATAATGGGAGTAAAAATCATATAAAGTCATCTCATGAAATAATTATTTACAATTTGCCAAAGAATAAATTTTATAATTCTTGA
- a CDS encoding endonuclease NucS domain-containing protein, translating to MRAYYRIMLGQNSIYAEEAHVGNFIGVGWIKKTDLSNKLPENWREFNKVMIPKYLKENPGRSRVAAGLACGMLWTIAKGINVDDIVLCPNGRAEYMVGEITTNYEYQKGEKLPHRRGVRWFPGVIERNQMSEALQNSTGAAGTAINISGYAEEIEKLISGKKPADIIATDETIEDPSVFALEQYLEDFLVQNWEHTILGKKYNIFKEKGEIIGKQYQTDTGPLDILAISKDKKELLVIELKRGRASDVVIGQVQSYMGYIKEELAEKGQKVCGLIIAHEDDIRLHRALSVTQNIDFYTYKISFKLIKG from the coding sequence ATGAGAGCATATTATAGAATTATGCTAGGGCAAAATAGTATTTATGCAGAAGAAGCCCATGTTGGTAATTTTATTGGTGTTGGGTGGATTAAAAAAACAGATTTATCAAATAAACTACCCGAAAATTGGCGCGAATTTAATAAAGTGATGATTCCTAAATATCTCAAAGAAAATCCAGGGAGATCAAGAGTCGCGGCTGGTCTTGCTTGTGGCATGCTTTGGACTATTGCAAAAGGAATAAATGTTGATGATATCGTTCTTTGTCCTAATGGTAGAGCCGAATATATGGTTGGCGAAATCACAACTAACTACGAATATCAAAAAGGTGAAAAATTACCCCATCGTCGAGGAGTACGTTGGTTTCCGGGGGTTATTGAAAGAAATCAAATGAGTGAAGCTCTTCAAAATTCAACAGGCGCAGCCGGAACGGCTATCAATATCTCAGGATATGCAGAGGAGATTGAAAAACTCATTTCTGGCAAAAAACCCGCAGATATTATTGCGACCGATGAAACCATTGAGGATCCTTCGGTTTTTGCGCTCGAGCAGTATTTAGAAGATTTTTTGGTCCAAAACTGGGAACATACAATTCTAGGGAAAAAATATAATATTTTTAAAGAAAAGGGTGAAATTATTGGTAAGCAATATCAAACAGACACCGGGCCGCTTGATATTCTCGCAATCAGCAAGGACAAAAAGGAATTATTAGTCATAGAACTTAAAAGAGGAAGAGCGAGTGATGTTGTTATCGGTCAAGTGCAGAGTTATATGGGTTATATTAAAGAAGAACTTGCCGAAAAAGGTCAAAAAGTTTGCGGATTAATTATTGCTCATGAAGATGATATTCGTCTGCATCGTGCCTTGTCTGTAACCCAAAATATTGACTTTTACACATATAAAATCAGTTTTAAGCTAATAAAAGGATAA
- a CDS encoding NYN domain-containing protein: MKKRFPIIYAFIDSQNLNLGTNKDLFNKKGKKIYKGWRLDFKKFRIYLTDKFRVSKAFLFIGYIKEQSKMYQQLQSCGYKLIFKPTTKDNLGKPKGNIDAELVLYSAAIEYNNYDKAVIVSGDGDFRCLYKYLISKRKLRRIIIPNLKAQSSLLKDFQSYKTFLEYEKEKLEYKK, encoded by the coding sequence ATGAAAAAAAGATTTCCCATAATTTATGCTTTCATTGATAGCCAAAACTTAAATCTTGGGACGAATAAAGACCTTTTTAATAAAAAGGGGAAGAAAATTTATAAAGGTTGGCGGCTCGATTTTAAAAAATTCAGAATTTATCTAACTGACAAATTCCGTGTTTCAAAAGCTTTCCTTTTTATCGGCTATATTAAAGAACAATCAAAAATGTATCAACAGCTTCAATCTTGCGGGTATAAACTAATTTTTAAACCAACCACCAAAGATAATTTAGGCAAACCAAAAGGAAATATTGATGCTGAATTGGTTTTATATTCCGCCGCGATCGAATACAACAATTACGATAAAGCGGTAATTGTCTCGGGAGATGGAGATTTTCGTTGCCTTTATAAATACTTGATCTCAAAAAGAAAATTGCGAAGAATTATTATCCCAAATCTAAAAGCACAATCTTCTTTATTAAAAGATTTTCAATCGTATAAGACTTTTCTTGAGTATGAAAAGGAAAAATTAGAGTATAAAAAATGA
- the typA gene encoding translational GTPase TypA, which translates to MELRNIAIIAHVDHGKTTLVDGLLKQSNTFRDNEAEMSQDLIMDSNDQERERGITILAKNTAVHYKDVKINIIDTPGHADFGGEVERTLNMADGAILLIDAQEGPMPQTKFVLKKALEIGLKLIVVINKIDKRDVQVANTLNKTYDLFLDLATHESQLDFPVYFCISREGKAWDELPQDCQEAADLTPIFKAILKYIPAPDTDSNKPFQMQVTNLDWDNFQGKYAVGRITNGKTEEKLAVSIVNSEGVLGTARIEKIYVNQGLKKVEVKKAEAGNIVAITGIPNANIGDTIADSKNPIALPPIKIEEPTLKMAISANTSPFAGLEGEFVTSRQILERIKKELQTNISLKLEENGTEFILSGRGELHLSVFIETLRREGFELQVKKPQVITKGIDGTISEPVEELTIDVDCDKIGVVKAEVGKRKGILLSHDQNSDGTTRLVYEITTRGLLGLRNQLLRITRGTATLNSIFLRFQPAGAELPKLRNGVLIASAGGKAVAYGINIAQGRGMTIIEPNAQVYAGQIIGLNNRGEDLEINVTKEKQKTNIRSSTSDIAVILTPPTLLSLEQCLDFLENDEFLEVTPKNLRLRKIILDAVSRAKAKKVNSN; encoded by the coding sequence ATGGAATTAAGAAATATTGCAATTATTGCCCATGTTGATCACGGCAAAACGACTTTGGTTGACGGGCTCTTAAAACAATCGAACACCTTTCGAGATAATGAGGCAGAAATGTCTCAGGATTTAATTATGGACTCAAATGATCAAGAAAGGGAACGCGGGATTACCATTTTAGCTAAAAATACGGCGGTGCATTACAAAGATGTCAAAATCAATATTATTGATACACCCGGACATGCTGATTTTGGTGGTGAAGTGGAACGCACTTTGAATATGGCAGACGGGGCGATTTTGCTAATTGATGCCCAGGAAGGACCGATGCCCCAGACCAAATTTGTTCTCAAAAAAGCTTTGGAAATTGGCTTAAAATTAATTGTGGTAATTAATAAAATCGACAAGCGCGATGTCCAAGTGGCAAACACCCTTAATAAAACTTATGATTTATTTTTAGATCTGGCGACTCATGAATCTCAACTGGATTTTCCGGTTTATTTTTGTATTAGCCGTGAAGGCAAAGCTTGGGATGAATTGCCCCAGGATTGCCAAGAAGCGGCGGATTTGACGCCAATTTTTAAAGCAATTCTAAAATATATCCCAGCTCCTGATACAGATAGCAATAAACCTTTCCAAATGCAGGTGACTAATTTGGATTGGGATAATTTTCAAGGCAAATATGCGGTTGGTAGAATTACGAATGGTAAAACTGAGGAAAAACTCGCGGTTTCAATTGTAAATTCCGAGGGGGTTTTAGGAACTGCTCGGATTGAAAAAATTTATGTCAACCAGGGCTTAAAAAAAGTTGAAGTAAAAAAGGCGGAGGCTGGCAATATTGTGGCTATTACCGGAATACCGAATGCTAATATCGGCGACACGATTGCGGATTCTAAAAATCCAATCGCCCTGCCGCCAATTAAAATCGAAGAGCCAACTTTGAAAATGGCGATTTCGGCTAACACCTCGCCTTTTGCCGGTCTGGAAGGCGAATTTGTGACCAGCCGTCAAATTTTAGAACGAATTAAAAAAGAGCTGCAAACCAATATTTCCTTAAAGCTCGAAGAAAATGGGACCGAATTTATTTTGTCTGGCCGCGGAGAATTACATTTGTCGGTTTTTATCGAAACTTTACGGCGTGAAGGTTTTGAACTTCAAGTGAAAAAACCACAGGTTATCACCAAAGGAATTGACGGCACAATCTCGGAACCGGTTGAAGAATTAACGATCGATGTTGATTGCGATAAAATTGGGGTTGTTAAAGCCGAAGTTGGTAAAAGAAAAGGTATTTTACTTTCTCATGACCAAAACAGTGATGGGACAACCCGTTTGGTGTACGAAATTACCACCAGAGGTTTATTGGGCTTGAGAAACCAGTTGCTGAGAATTACTCGCGGCACGGCAACTTTGAATTCGATTTTTCTTCGTTTTCAGCCTGCTGGCGCTGAGCTGCCGAAACTTCGAAACGGGGTTTTGATTGCTTCGGCTGGCGGAAAGGCGGTTGCATATGGAATAAATATCGCACAAGGTCGCGGCATGACCATAATTGAACCTAATGCCCAAGTATACGCGGGACAAATTATTGGTTTAAATAATCGTGGCGAAGATCTTGAAATTAATGTCACCAAAGAAAAACAAAAAACCAATATTCGTTCTTCGACTTCTGATATCGCGGTTATTTTAACCCCGCCAACCCTTTTGTCGCTCGAACAATGTTTGGATTTTTTGGAAAACGATGAATTTTTGGAAGTAACACCGAAGAATTTGCGGCTTCGAAAAATAATTTTAGACGCAGTATCGCGCGCAAAAGCCAAAAAAGTGAACTCAAATTAA
- a CDS encoding peroxiredoxin: MIKLGQKAPNIILEGFKANHIKKYNLKDYRKKWVILFFYPLDFSFVCPTEIIALNKKYQEFADSHTEILGVSVDSVYAHQEWSRQLGDIKFPLLSDINKEAIQKYEIDLASGISSRGTFIIDPKGIIRYILVSDNNVGRSVTEILRVLKALQTGEMSPAGWKPGQKTLGKG, translated from the coding sequence ATGATTAAACTTGGTCAAAAAGCCCCCAATATTATTCTTGAAGGTTTCAAAGCCAACCATATCAAGAAATACAACTTAAAAGATTATCGTAAAAAGTGGGTAATTCTCTTTTTTTATCCCTTGGATTTTAGTTTTGTCTGTCCGACGGAAATTATCGCTCTGAATAAAAAATATCAGGAATTCGCAGATAGCCACACGGAAATTTTAGGAGTCAGTGTCGACAGCGTTTATGCCCATCAGGAATGGTCAAGACAACTAGGCGATATAAAATTCCCGCTCTTATCAGATATCAACAAAGAAGCCATTCAAAAATATGAAATAGATTTAGCCTCCGGAATTTCCTCAAGAGGCACTTTTATCATTGATCCCAAAGGAATCATTCGTTATATTTTAGTTTCCGATAATAATGTTGGCAGAAGTGTGACCGAAATTTTGCGAGTTCTCAAAGCCCTACAAACCGGCGAAATGAGTCCGGCTGGCTGGAAACCTGGCCAAAAAACTCTTGGCAAAGGTTGA